Proteins co-encoded in one Desulfomicrobium macestii genomic window:
- a CDS encoding FAD-binding and (Fe-S)-binding domain-containing protein yields the protein MLDSKYRAFHNAVAAFVPIARIITDPLRLLAYGTDASFYRLVPKIVINVESEEEVARILRLAYKSRIPVTFRAAGTSLSGQAVTDSVLIRLGEGWLGCRVYDQARRIDLEPGIIGAHANRTLAPFGKKIGPDPASIDSCKIGGILANNASGMCCGVAENSYQTLEELRLILVDGTVLDTGDDESKRRFTEKHPEIVNGLADLRNRVMAAPELEARIRHKFKIKNTTGYSLNALVDFEDPFDILKHLLVGSEGTLAFISKVTYRTVTEHAHKASALMLFPDIRTACEATIILKKQPVAAVELMDRPALRSVQDKDGMPPYLKELSESAAALLVETRAEDKAGLDAQIETIRAALEGVKMVRDIEFTPVPQEFAKLWNIRKGLFPAVGSVRATGTTVIIEDVAFPIERLADATLELQGLLEKYGYSEAIIFGHALEGNLHFVFTQDFGDPKEIERYSKLMDDVATMVVDKYDGSLKAEHGTGRNMAPFVEMEWGQDAYRLMQDVKRIFDPLTLLNPGVILNPDPKAHLKDLKPLPAAHELVDKCIECGFCEPICPSKHITLAPRQRITSWREIQRLKGKPEHKAELAKLTKAYGYQGDGTCATDGLCGTRCPVGIDTGKMTKALRAESASVRQKKAADWIGEHFAGVARTVSGVLQVVDAVHAVTGTRFMDVSSETLHRMTGKRVPRWNERMPGGISRIRREKVNTDNPLKVVYFPSCIARNMGPSRCEKIRPLPETTVRVLRKAGYEVIYPENMAALCCGQAFESKGFVAQADVKSAQLEEALLAASQNGAMPVLCDTSPCLKRMQEVLDPRLKMFDPSVFVLEHLHDKLTFIQQDRRVALHVTCTSRKLGLEGRLVELARKCVTKVVVPEDIFCCGFAGDKGFSVPELNASALKTLAEKVEDCTEGYSTSRTCEIGLALHGGIPYRNILYLVDECTA from the coding sequence ATGCTTGATTCGAAGTATCGTGCCTTTCACAACGCGGTGGCCGCTTTTGTCCCCATCGCGCGCATCATCACCGATCCCTTGCGTCTGCTGGCCTACGGCACCGACGCAAGCTTTTATCGCCTCGTGCCGAAGATCGTCATCAACGTGGAATCCGAGGAGGAGGTGGCCCGCATCCTGCGCCTGGCATACAAAAGCCGCATTCCCGTGACGTTTCGCGCGGCAGGCACCAGCCTCTCCGGCCAGGCCGTGACGGACTCGGTGCTGATTCGTCTGGGCGAAGGCTGGCTTGGCTGCCGGGTCTATGACCAGGCCCGACGCATCGACCTCGAACCCGGCATCATCGGCGCCCACGCCAACCGCACCCTGGCCCCCTTCGGCAAGAAAATCGGCCCGGACCCGGCTTCCATCGACAGCTGCAAGATCGGCGGCATCCTGGCCAACAACGCCAGCGGCATGTGCTGCGGCGTGGCCGAGAACAGCTATCAGACCCTTGAAGAGCTGCGCCTCATTCTTGTCGACGGCACCGTTCTGGACACGGGAGACGACGAGTCCAAACGCAGGTTTACCGAAAAGCACCCGGAAATCGTGAACGGACTTGCGGACCTGCGCAACCGGGTCATGGCGGCTCCGGAGCTTGAGGCGCGCATCCGCCACAAGTTCAAGATCAAGAACACCACCGGCTACAGCCTAAACGCCCTGGTCGACTTCGAGGATCCCTTCGACATCCTCAAACACCTGCTGGTGGGCTCCGAGGGGACGTTGGCCTTCATCTCCAAGGTCACCTACCGCACCGTGACCGAGCACGCGCACAAGGCCTCGGCGCTGATGCTCTTCCCGGACATCCGCACGGCCTGCGAAGCGACCATCATTTTGAAGAAACAGCCCGTGGCGGCCGTGGAACTGATGGACCGCCCGGCGCTCAGGTCCGTGCAGGACAAGGACGGCATGCCGCCCTACCTGAAGGAACTGAGCGAAAGCGCCGCCGCGCTGCTGGTGGAGACCCGCGCCGAGGACAAGGCGGGGCTTGACGCCCAGATCGAGACCATAAGGGCCGCCCTTGAAGGGGTGAAGATGGTCCGCGACATCGAGTTCACGCCCGTGCCCCAGGAATTCGCCAAGCTGTGGAACATCCGCAAGGGCCTCTTCCCGGCCGTCGGCTCGGTGCGCGCCACCGGCACCACGGTCATCATCGAGGACGTGGCCTTCCCCATCGAGCGCCTGGCCGACGCGACCCTTGAGTTGCAGGGGCTGCTGGAAAAATACGGCTACTCCGAGGCCATCATCTTCGGCCACGCCCTTGAAGGCAACCTGCATTTCGTCTTCACCCAGGACTTCGGAGACCCGAAGGAGATCGAGCGCTACAGCAAACTCATGGACGACGTGGCCACCATGGTCGTCGACAAGTACGACGGCTCCCTCAAGGCCGAACATGGCACGGGCCGCAACATGGCGCCCTTCGTGGAGATGGAATGGGGCCAGGACGCGTACCGCCTCATGCAGGACGTAAAGCGCATCTTCGATCCGCTGACCCTCCTCAACCCCGGCGTCATCCTGAACCCGGACCCCAAGGCCCACTTGAAGGACTTAAAACCCCTGCCCGCCGCCCACGAACTGGTGGACAAGTGCATCGAGTGCGGCTTCTGCGAGCCCATCTGCCCCTCCAAGCACATCACCCTGGCCCCGCGCCAGCGCATCACATCCTGGCGCGAAATACAGCGCTTGAAAGGCAAGCCCGAACACAAGGCGGAGCTGGCCAAGCTCACGAAAGCCTACGGCTACCAGGGCGACGGGACCTGCGCCACCGACGGGTTGTGCGGCACGCGCTGTCCCGTGGGCATCGACACGGGCAAGATGACCAAGGCCCTGCGCGCCGAGAGCGCGAGCGTCCGGCAGAAAAAAGCTGCCGACTGGATCGGGGAGCACTTCGCGGGGGTGGCCCGGACCGTGTCCGGAGTGCTGCAGGTCGTGGACGCGGTGCACGCCGTGACCGGGACCAGGTTCATGGACGTGTCCTCCGAAACCCTGCATCGCATGACGGGCAAGCGCGTCCCGCGCTGGAACGAACGGATGCCCGGCGGAATAAGCCGCATTCGCCGCGAAAAGGTGAACACGGACAACCCGCTCAAAGTGGTCTACTTCCCGAGCTGCATCGCCCGCAACATGGGGCCGTCCCGGTGCGAAAAGATCCGCCCCCTGCCCGAGACCACGGTGCGGGTGCTGCGCAAGGCCGGCTACGAAGTGATCTACCCCGAGAACATGGCCGCGCTGTGTTGTGGACAGGCCTTTGAAAGCAAGGGCTTCGTGGCCCAGGCCGACGTCAAGAGCGCCCAGCTCGAAGAGGCGCTCCTGGCCGCAAGCCAGAACGGGGCCATGCCCGTGCTGTGCGATACCAGCCCGTGCCTGAAGCGCATGCAGGAGGTGCTGGACCCGAGGTTGAAGATGTTCGATCCGAGCGTCTTCGTGCTGGAACACCTGCACGACAAGCTGACCTTCATCCAGCAGGACAGGCGCGTGGCCCTGCACGTGACCTGCACATCACGCAAGCTGGGTCTTGAGGGCAGGCTTGTGGAGCTGGCGCGAAAGTGCGTCACCAAGGTGGTCGTGCCGGAAGACATCTTCTGCTGCGGCTTTGCCGGAGACAAGGGCTTCTCCGTGCCGGAACTGAACGCCTCGGCCCTGAAGAC
- a CDS encoding phosphohexomutase domain-containing protein yields MNLSCFKAYDIRGRVPDELDEALAYRIGRAYAAFLNPDRVVVGHDIRLSSPAMAEAVTKGLRDSGVDVFTLGESGTEEVYFAVFDQGLDGGIMVTASHNPRDYNGMKFVREESRPISGDTGLFAIRDLAAAGEFKVAQRSGQLHELKMRPRYIDHLLSYVDRDVLRPLSIVVNAGNGGAGSIVDLLERRLPFKFHKLLHKPDGNFPAGVPNPLLPENRELTARAVIEHKADLGLAWDGDFDRCFFFDGSGRFIEGYYLVGLLGEAFARKVPGAGIIHDPRLTWNTIAAVKAAGGRPIMSKTGHAFIKERMRLEDAVYGGEMSAHHYFRDFAYCDSGMIPWLLVAEQISRTGKSLAELVDQAMTAYPASGEINRRVKDATAAIAAVEERFAAQGGRRDDTDGLSLEFDQWRFNLRSSNTEPVLRLNVESRGDRALMDEKTEEILGIVDSMG; encoded by the coding sequence ATGAATCTTTCCTGCTTCAAAGCCTACGACATTCGCGGACGCGTCCCGGATGAACTCGATGAGGCCCTGGCGTATCGCATCGGCCGGGCCTATGCCGCGTTCCTGAATCCCGACCGGGTGGTTGTCGGACACGATATCCGCCTGTCGAGCCCGGCCATGGCCGAGGCCGTGACCAAAGGCTTGCGCGATTCGGGCGTGGATGTTTTCACCCTGGGCGAGAGCGGCACCGAGGAAGTGTATTTCGCGGTTTTCGATCAGGGGCTGGACGGCGGCATCATGGTCACGGCCAGTCACAATCCCAGGGACTACAACGGCATGAAGTTCGTGCGCGAAGAGTCCCGCCCCATCAGCGGGGACACGGGTCTTTTCGCCATCCGCGACCTGGCGGCGGCCGGGGAATTCAAGGTCGCGCAGCGAAGCGGTCAGCTGCATGAACTCAAAATGCGCCCGCGCTACATCGATCATCTTTTGTCCTATGTGGATCGCGACGTGCTGCGTCCCCTGTCCATCGTGGTCAATGCCGGGAACGGCGGAGCCGGGAGCATAGTGGACCTGCTGGAGCGCAGGCTGCCCTTCAAGTTCCACAAGCTTCTGCACAAGCCCGACGGCAATTTTCCGGCCGGCGTGCCCAATCCCCTGCTGCCGGAAAACAGGGAACTCACCGCCCGGGCCGTGATCGAGCACAAGGCGGACCTGGGGCTGGCCTGGGATGGGGATTTCGACCGCTGCTTTTTCTTCGACGGCAGCGGGCGCTTCATCGAAGGCTACTATCTGGTTGGTCTTCTGGGCGAAGCGTTCGCGCGCAAGGTTCCCGGGGCGGGCATCATCCACGATCCGCGCCTGACCTGGAACACCATCGCCGCCGTCAAGGCGGCCGGGGGCAGGCCCATCATGTCCAAGACCGGACACGCCTTCATCAAGGAGCGCATGCGCCTGGAGGACGCTGTCTATGGCGGCGAGATGAGCGCGCATCACTACTTCCGCGATTTCGCCTACTGCGATTCGGGCATGATCCCCTGGCTTTTGGTGGCCGAGCAGATTTCGCGCACGGGCAAGTCCCTGGCCGAACTGGTGGATCAGGCCATGACCGCATATCCGGCCAGCGGCGAGATCAACCGCCGGGTAAAGGACGCGACCGCAGCCATCGCCGCCGTGGAGGAGCGGTTTGCCGCCCAGGGGGGGCGCCGTGACGATACCGACGGATTGAGTCTTGAGTTTGATCAGTGGCGCTTCAACCTGCGCTCTTCCAACACAGAGCCGGTGCTGCGCCTCAACGTCGAGTCGCGCGGGGACAGGGCGCTCATGGACGAGAAGACCGAGGAAATTCTTGGTATTGTGGATTCCATGGGCTGA
- a CDS encoding DUF4197 domain-containing protein codes for MSIRVQLPNLKIVCALVTMLLLVGVSGWAQNSLLQQGLGLLSSGGGAKTGSLSQGEMGDGLKEALRVGTENVVAKLGQTDGFNTDKAIHIPLPGQLATVQKALKAAGYSSLVDDLELKLNRAAEQATPKAKALFVDAISAMTIEDAQKILSGPEDSATQYFRKSMGPGLSKEMKPIVDATLADAGAVQAYDNMMGQYKALPFMPDAKANLSDYVVEKGMDGIFHYVAKEEAAIRTNPAARTTDLLKKVFAQ; via the coding sequence ATGTCCATACGTGTCCAACTGCCGAATCTGAAAATCGTCTGCGCCCTGGTCACGATGCTGCTGCTTGTCGGCGTTTCAGGATGGGCCCAGAACAGTCTCCTGCAACAGGGGCTCGGGCTGCTTTCCTCGGGAGGCGGAGCCAAGACCGGCTCCCTGTCCCAGGGTGAAATGGGCGACGGCCTCAAGGAAGCCCTGCGCGTGGGTACCGAGAACGTGGTCGCAAAGCTTGGCCAAACGGACGGCTTCAACACGGACAAGGCCATCCACATCCCCCTGCCGGGGCAACTGGCCACGGTGCAAAAAGCCCTCAAGGCCGCAGGCTATTCGAGCCTCGTCGATGACCTGGAGCTAAAACTCAACCGCGCCGCCGAACAGGCCACGCCCAAGGCCAAGGCCCTCTTCGTGGATGCCATTTCGGCCATGACCATAGAGGACGCCCAGAAAATCCTGAGCGGCCCCGAGGACTCGGCCACCCAGTACTTCCGCAAGTCCATGGGCCCTGGCCTGTCCAAGGAAATGAAACCCATCGTCGACGCCACCCTGGCCGATGCGGGCGCGGTGCAGGCCTATGACAACATGATGGGGCAGTACAAGGCCCTGCCCTTCATGCCCGACGCCAAAGCCAACCTCTCGGATTACGTCGTGGAGAAGGGCATGGACGGCATCTTCCACTACGTGGCCAAGGAAGAGGCCGCCATCCGCACCAATCCTGCCGCCAGAACCACGGACCTGCTCAAGAAGGTCTTCGCGCAGTAA
- a CDS encoding flagellin has product MALSDLQKLFVVSTATQMWQQDLLMNVYFQGSSVGTNLREMILGQQPVKPLTNPYDEAITGRLRSDSAAIRQAGKNVQEASSMVGIAAGAVGTIKSTLEEMQSLAQQVKDGDLAYSADVATQYNALRDKITGIIESTQYNGISLLDDTRWGTDQIDADGNVFIQSFAQGADGGFDVTFQKLDATGLAALDGAALEDNPAGSLQTELDTLSLHIGDMTTLEEVYSQREDGLNYQATALDSQADLLDQAVEARRQTPVLSLEEILIRLLMRDTGTLLDETS; this is encoded by the coding sequence ATGGCCTTAAGCGATCTGCAAAAACTCTTCGTCGTTTCCACCGCCACCCAGATGTGGCAGCAGGATCTGCTCATGAACGTCTACTTCCAGGGTTCATCGGTGGGCACCAACCTGCGCGAAATGATACTTGGGCAGCAACCGGTCAAGCCCCTGACCAACCCCTACGACGAGGCCATCACCGGAAGGCTGCGCTCGGACAGCGCGGCCATCCGCCAGGCTGGCAAAAATGTGCAGGAAGCTTCCTCCATGGTCGGCATCGCGGCTGGCGCGGTGGGCACGATCAAAAGCACTTTAGAGGAAATGCAGAGCCTCGCCCAGCAGGTCAAGGACGGCGATCTGGCATACTCCGCGGATGTCGCCACGCAGTACAACGCCCTGCGCGACAAGATCACCGGCATCATCGAATCGACCCAGTACAACGGCATCTCCCTGCTCGACGATACGCGATGGGGCACCGACCAGATCGACGCGGACGGCAATGTCTTCATCCAGTCGTTCGCCCAGGGCGCGGACGGCGGCTTCGACGTGACCTTCCAGAAACTCGACGCCACCGGTCTTGCCGCACTTGACGGCGCGGCCCTGGAAGACAATCCGGCAGGCAGCCTGCAAACCGAACTGGACACCCTCTCCCTCCACATCGGGGACATGACCACCCTTGAGGAAGTCTACTCCCAGCGCGAAGACGGGCTGAACTACCAGGCCACGGCCCTCGATTCCCAGGCGGACCTGCTCGATCAGGCCGTGGAGGCGCGGCGACAGACGCCGGTCCTGTCCCTGGAGGAAATCCTGATCCGCCTCCTCATGCGCGACACAGGCACCCTGCTCGACGAAACAAGTTGA
- the truA gene encoding tRNA pseudouridine(38-40) synthase TruA has product MPRIRLTVAYVGTRYQGWQIQGQGATIQGTIEDKLTRICGELVRVHGSGRTDSGVHALAQVAHFDVPESKAHIPWQQALNAMLPDDIAILDAVEVTEDFHARFSVRSKRYAYTLWTEPHFILPQRAPFVWAVRGLDFEAMDQAAQELAGTHDFAAFQNAGTEIKGTVRTLEPILRTQGQSPAEWVFRFQADGFLKQMVRNLMGLLAEAGRGGLGPGEVRAILEGCDRRKAPATAPARGLTLEEVVY; this is encoded by the coding sequence ATGCCGCGCATCAGGCTTACCGTGGCCTACGTCGGCACCCGCTACCAGGGCTGGCAGATTCAGGGCCAGGGCGCGACCATCCAGGGCACCATCGAGGATAAGCTGACCCGCATCTGCGGCGAACTGGTGCGGGTTCACGGCTCCGGACGCACGGACTCGGGCGTGCATGCCCTGGCGCAGGTGGCCCACTTCGACGTCCCGGAGTCCAAGGCGCACATCCCCTGGCAACAGGCCCTGAACGCCATGCTGCCAGACGACATCGCCATTCTCGACGCAGTGGAAGTGACCGAGGATTTTCATGCGCGCTTCTCGGTCCGCTCCAAGCGTTACGCCTACACCCTCTGGACCGAGCCGCACTTTATTCTGCCGCAGCGGGCGCCCTTTGTCTGGGCTGTTCGCGGGCTTGATTTCGAGGCCATGGACCAGGCCGCGCAAGAGCTGGCCGGAACCCACGATTTCGCGGCGTTCCAGAACGCCGGCACGGAGATCAAAGGCACCGTGCGCACCCTCGAACCCATTCTGCGCACCCAGGGGCAGAGCCCGGCGGAATGGGTCTTCCGCTTTCAGGCCGATGGCTTTTTGAAGCAGATGGTCCGCAACCTCATGGGGCTGCTTGCCGAAGCGGGCCGAGGCGGGCTGGGCCCCGGCGAAGTCCGCGCCATCCTTGAAGGATGTGACCGCCGCAAGGCCCCGGCCACGGCCCCGGCACGGGGGCTCACGCTGGAGGAAGTCGTCTATTAA
- a CDS encoding MotE family protein: MFRKNREKSKRNSTKQAPSATGARLTRLVQAFIALAAVKLAAICLLWIPPTLPDNPLLQPVIVRPAIAASQALAQEPAAPSTPDNATDSDAQANQPQDLNAREQALAKKEAELKALEAQVDQKLTTLRKLEIRMQNLIDSAASIQDEKMAHLIDVYSNMKPKQAAVVLQTLEEPIAVRILAGMSGRKAGEILSSVRADRAAALSAALTRLQTGENGN, encoded by the coding sequence ATGTTCAGGAAGAACAGAGAAAAGAGCAAAAGGAATTCGACGAAACAGGCACCCTCCGCCACGGGCGCACGCCTTACTAGGCTGGTCCAGGCTTTCATCGCCCTCGCGGCCGTCAAGCTGGCCGCCATCTGCCTGCTCTGGATTCCACCCACCCTCCCCGACAATCCCTTGCTGCAGCCCGTGATCGTCCGGCCGGCCATTGCCGCAAGCCAGGCCCTGGCGCAGGAGCCTGCCGCGCCCTCCACGCCGGACAACGCCACCGATTCCGACGCTCAGGCAAATCAGCCCCAGGACCTCAATGCACGGGAACAGGCACTGGCCAAGAAAGAAGCGGAACTGAAGGCACTGGAAGCTCAAGTCGATCAAAAGCTCACCACATTACGGAAGCTTGAAATCAGGATGCAAAACCTGATCGATTCCGCCGCAAGCATCCAGGACGAAAAGATGGCGCATCTGATCGACGTCTATTCGAACATGAAGCCCAAGCAGGCGGCGGTGGTGCTGCAAACCCTGGAAGAACCCATCGCCGTCAGAATCCTGGCAGGGATGAGCGGCCGCAAGGCGGGAGAAATCCTGTCCTCGGTGCGGGCCGATCGCGCGGCAGCGCTCTCCGCGGCCCTGACCCGGCTGCAGACCGGCGAGAACGGGAACTGA
- the fliJ gene encoding flagellar export protein FliJ — MARPFLFKLEKILEYRRQLEDQAKLALSLTRQQVAEQKLRVDALHKDLEACLVELSAIKQMTQPELWLWSGWRKRLELDKTQAQAKLVELQKLAETRRLELVTKAKDRKLLEKLRAKQAEKHVQEEQRKEQKEFDETGTLRHGRTPY; from the coding sequence ATGGCACGCCCCTTTCTGTTCAAACTTGAAAAAATCCTGGAATACCGCAGGCAGCTCGAAGACCAGGCAAAACTGGCCTTGAGCCTTACCAGACAACAGGTCGCGGAACAGAAACTGCGTGTCGATGCCCTGCACAAAGACCTGGAAGCCTGCCTTGTCGAACTCAGCGCGATCAAACAAATGACCCAACCGGAGCTGTGGCTCTGGTCGGGCTGGCGAAAACGTCTGGAACTTGACAAAACACAGGCACAGGCAAAACTTGTCGAACTGCAAAAGCTGGCCGAAACCCGTCGGCTCGAACTGGTGACAAAAGCCAAGGACCGCAAACTCCTGGAGAAACTCCGGGCCAAACAGGCAGAAAAACATGTTCAGGAAGAACAGAGAAAAGAGCAAAAGGAATTCGACGAAACAGGCACCCTCCGCCACGGGCGCACGCCTTACTAG
- a CDS encoding NAD(P)H-dependent flavin oxidoreductase encodes MDFPQLKIGDLVAKIPIIQGGMGVGISLSGLASAVAKEGGIGVIAAAMIGMGEPDIGSNYREANTRALARELRKAREVTDGILGVNIMVALTNFSDLVKTSIKEGADIIFAGAGLPLDLPSYIKDGAKTKLVPIISSARAASIICKKWLSKFDYLPDAFVVEGPKAGGHLGFKPEQIDDPEFSLEKTVPEVIEAVREFEAKAGRPIPVIAAGGVYDGADIHKYLQMGAAGVQMGTRFVATHECDADIKFKESYVNATEKDIQIIKSPVGLPGRAVSGPFLDDVTSGLKKPFKCPFHCISSCDYTKSPYCIALALVNAKKGQLKHGFAFAGANAYRVNAIISVKELIESLRQGYIAAASAA; translated from the coding sequence ATGGACTTCCCACAACTCAAGATCGGTGATCTTGTTGCAAAAATCCCCATCATCCAGGGCGGCATGGGTGTTGGCATCTCCCTTTCCGGGCTGGCTTCGGCCGTGGCCAAGGAAGGCGGCATCGGCGTCATCGCCGCCGCCATGATCGGCATGGGCGAGCCCGATATCGGAAGCAATTACCGCGAAGCGAACACGCGCGCCCTGGCCCGCGAACTGCGCAAGGCCCGCGAAGTGACCGACGGCATCCTGGGCGTGAACATCATGGTCGCCCTGACCAACTTCAGCGACTTGGTCAAGACATCCATCAAGGAAGGCGCGGACATCATCTTCGCTGGCGCCGGCCTGCCCCTGGACCTGCCCTCCTACATCAAGGACGGAGCCAAGACCAAGCTCGTGCCCATCATCTCCTCGGCCCGGGCCGCCAGCATCATCTGCAAGAAATGGCTGTCGAAGTTCGATTATCTGCCCGACGCCTTCGTGGTCGAAGGCCCCAAGGCCGGTGGGCACCTCGGCTTCAAGCCGGAACAGATCGACGATCCAGAATTCTCGCTTGAAAAGACCGTACCCGAGGTCATCGAGGCCGTGCGCGAATTCGAGGCCAAAGCCGGACGCCCCATCCCGGTCATCGCCGCGGGCGGCGTCTATGACGGCGCGGATATCCACAAGTACCTGCAGATGGGCGCGGCGGGCGTGCAGATGGGCACGCGCTTCGTGGCCACTCACGAATGCGACGCGGACATCAAGTTCAAGGAAAGCTACGTAAACGCCACGGAAAAAGACATCCAGATCATCAAGAGCCCGGTGGGCCTGCCCGGACGAGCGGTCAGCGGACCCTTTCTCGACGATGTGACCAGCGGCCTCAAAAAGCCTTTCAAGTGCCCGTTCCACTGCATCAGTTCCTGCGACTACACCAAAAGCCCTTATTGCATCGCGCTCGCCTTGGTGAACGCCAAGAAGGGACAGCTCAAGCACGGTTTCGCCTTTGCGGGCGCCAACGCATACAGGGTGAACGCCATCATCTCCGTGAAGGAACTCATCGAGTCCCTGCGCCAGGGCTATATCGCGGCCGCCAGCGCCGCCTAG
- a CDS encoding adenosylcobinamide-GDP ribazoletransferase codes for MNPLKDFLVALTFLTRLGRAHITTSEAISKSMPMYPMVGLLLGLILALCSRLPLSPWVLAWILTGLNIYLTRGLHWDGWADLWDGWGSGATGERFWTIVKDSHIGAFGTMGLILGLGLQTALFEAAVSRDAWSALILAPVFGRFSCLVLARMSQNLSRPGLGQNAVQGATRSALIVGGCTTLLPALALAPSHLAATLATTVAVLAALLALGRKQGGVNGDFLGAAIIAGEICVLLPLSLPIW; via the coding sequence GTGAATCCGCTCAAAGACTTCCTCGTGGCCCTGACTTTCCTGACCCGCCTGGGCCGCGCCCATATCACCACCTCCGAGGCCATCAGCAAATCCATGCCCATGTATCCGATGGTGGGGCTGCTCCTCGGACTGATCCTGGCTCTTTGCTCCCGGCTCCCGCTCTCTCCTTGGGTCCTGGCCTGGATTCTGACCGGACTCAACATCTACCTGACACGGGGCCTGCACTGGGACGGCTGGGCCGACCTGTGGGATGGATGGGGCAGCGGCGCGACGGGCGAACGCTTCTGGACCATCGTCAAGGACAGCCACATCGGTGCCTTCGGGACCATGGGCCTCATTTTGGGCCTTGGGCTTCAGACCGCGCTCTTTGAAGCAGCCGTTTCCCGCGATGCATGGTCGGCGCTCATCCTTGCCCCTGTTTTTGGCCGGTTTTCCTGTCTGGTGCTGGCCCGCATGAGCCAAAACCTGTCCCGTCCGGGCCTCGGACAAAACGCCGTGCAGGGGGCGACGCGCTCTGCCCTGATCGTGGGCGGATGCACCACCCTGCTCCCGGCCCTGGCCCTGGCCCCGAGCCATCTGGCCGCGACCCTCGCGACGACCGTTGCCGTCCTGGCCGCGCTGCTGGCCCTGGGCCGCAAACAGGGAGGCGTGAACGGCGATTTTCTGGGAGCCGCCATCATTGCAGGGGAGATCTGCGTTCTTCTTCCCCTCTCCCTGCCGATCTGGTAA